In Caloenas nicobarica isolate bCalNic1 chromosome 5, bCalNic1.hap1, whole genome shotgun sequence, a single genomic region encodes these proteins:
- the ALDH6A1 gene encoding methylmalonate-semialdehyde/malonate-semialdehyde dehydrogenase [acylating], mitochondrial isoform X1 yields MATAVARARVALRLPWRAGTSWIASAAASFSSSVPTTKLFIDGKFVESKTTEWIDIHNPATNEVVSRVPKATTSEMEAAVASCKKAFWNWSETSVLSRQQIFLRYQQLIKDNLKEISKLITFEQGKTLADAEGDVFRGLQVVEHACSVTSLILGETMPSITKDMDTYTYRLPLGVCAGIAPFNFPAMIPLWMFPMAMVCGNTFLMKPSERVPGALMFLAKLFQDAGAPDGTLNIIHGQHEAVNFICDHPDIRAISFVGSNQAGEYIYERGSRNGKRVQANMGAKNHGVVMPDANKENTLNQLVGAAFGAAGQRCMALSTAILVGEAQKWLPELVDRAKNLRVNAGDQPGADLGPLISPQAKERVCHLIETGVKEGASLLLDGRNVKVKGYENGNFVGPTILANVKPNMTCYKEEIFGPVLVVLKADSLDDAIEMVNSNPYGNGTAIFTSNGATARKYSHLVDVGQVGVNVPIPVPLPMFSFTGSRASFRGDTNFYGKQGVQFYTQLKTIISQWKEEDATVTKPAVVMPTMGN; encoded by the exons ATGGCGACGGCGGTGGCGCGCGCGCGCGTGGCGCTGAGG CTGCCGTGGAGAGCCGGCACCTCCTGGATCGCCTCAGCCGCCGCGTCCTTCTCCTCCTCGGTG CCAACAACCAAACTCTTCATTGATGGGAAGTTTGTTGAGTCCAAAACTACTGAATGGATTGATATCCACAACCCA gccACAAATGAAGTGGTTAGCCGTGTACCAAAAGCCACAACCAGTGAGATGGAGGCAGCTGTGGCTTCTTGCAAAAAGGCATTTTGGAACTGGTCAGAAACATCTGTTTTGAGTCGCCAGCAAATCTTCCTGCGTTATCAACAACTCATCAAAGACAATCTG aaagaaatttcaaaactCATCACCTTTGAGCAAGGGAAGACCCTGGCTGATGCTGAGGGAGATGTGTTCCGAGGCCTCC aggtGGTTGAACATGCTTGCAGTGTGACATCCCTCATACTGGGAGAGACCATGCCCTCCATCACTAAAGACATGGACACTTACACCTACCGTCTGCCTCTGGGCGTGTGTGCTGGAATAGCACCATTCAATTTCCCAGCCATGATCCCTCTTTGGATGTTCCCCATGGCTATGGTTTGTGGAAACACCTTCTTGATGAAACCGTCTGAGCGTGTACCAGGAGCACTCATGTTCCTTGCCAAGCTGTTTCAGGATGCTGGTGCCCCTGATGGGACCCTGAATATCATCCATGGACAACATGAAG CTGTGAATTTCATTTGTGACCATCCGGATATCAGAGCAATCAGCTTTGTGGGATCTAATCAGGCTGGCGAGTACATCTATGAGAGAGGATCCCGGAATGGCAAGAGAGTCCAGGCCAACATG GGAGCCAAGAACCACGGTGTGGTGATGCCTGATGCCAATAAAGAGAACACCTTGAACCAGCTGGTTGGAGCTGCTTTTGGAGCAGCTGGCCAACGCTGCATGGCCCTGTCTACAGCAATTTTAGTGGGAGAAGCTCAGAAATGGCTGCCAGAGCTTGTGGACAGAGCCAAAAATCTACGTGTAAATGCAG GAGACCAGCCTGGAGCAGATCTAGGGCCCCTAATCAGTCCCCAAGCTAAGGAACGGGTTTGCCATCTGATTGAGACAGGAGTTAAAGAAGGTGCCAGCCTTCTTCTGGATGGACGTAATGTCAAAGTGAAGGGCTATGAAAATGGCAATTTTGTCGGGCCAACGATCCTTGCCAATGTCAAG CCAAACATGACTTGCTACAAGGAGGAAATCTTTGGGCCCGTCTTAGTGGTTCTGAAAGCAGACAGTTTGGATGATGCCATTGAGATGGTGAACAGTAACCCCTATGGAAATGGAACTGCAATCTTCACCTCCAATGGAGCCACAGCTCGGAAATATTCTCACTTAGTAGACGTGGGGCAG GTGGGTGTCAACGTTCCAATCCCAGTACCTCTGCCTATGTTCTCTTTCACCGGCTCTCGTGCTTCTTTCAGAGGAGACACCAATTTCTATGGCAAACAG ggaGTGCAGTTCTACACACAGCTGAAAACCATCATTTCTCAATGGAAAGAGGAAGATGCCACAGTTACCAAACCTGCTGTGGTTATGCCAACTATGGGAAACTAA
- the ALDH6A1 gene encoding methylmalonate-semialdehyde/malonate-semialdehyde dehydrogenase [acylating], mitochondrial isoform X2: MATAVARARVALRLPWRAGTSWIASAAASFSSSVATNEVVSRVPKATTSEMEAAVASCKKAFWNWSETSVLSRQQIFLRYQQLIKDNLKEISKLITFEQGKTLADAEGDVFRGLQVVEHACSVTSLILGETMPSITKDMDTYTYRLPLGVCAGIAPFNFPAMIPLWMFPMAMVCGNTFLMKPSERVPGALMFLAKLFQDAGAPDGTLNIIHGQHEAVNFICDHPDIRAISFVGSNQAGEYIYERGSRNGKRVQANMGAKNHGVVMPDANKENTLNQLVGAAFGAAGQRCMALSTAILVGEAQKWLPELVDRAKNLRVNAGDQPGADLGPLISPQAKERVCHLIETGVKEGASLLLDGRNVKVKGYENGNFVGPTILANVKPNMTCYKEEIFGPVLVVLKADSLDDAIEMVNSNPYGNGTAIFTSNGATARKYSHLVDVGQVGVNVPIPVPLPMFSFTGSRASFRGDTNFYGKQGVQFYTQLKTIISQWKEEDATVTKPAVVMPTMGN; encoded by the exons ATGGCGACGGCGGTGGCGCGCGCGCGCGTGGCGCTGAGG CTGCCGTGGAGAGCCGGCACCTCCTGGATCGCCTCAGCCGCCGCGTCCTTCTCCTCCTCGGTG gccACAAATGAAGTGGTTAGCCGTGTACCAAAAGCCACAACCAGTGAGATGGAGGCAGCTGTGGCTTCTTGCAAAAAGGCATTTTGGAACTGGTCAGAAACATCTGTTTTGAGTCGCCAGCAAATCTTCCTGCGTTATCAACAACTCATCAAAGACAATCTG aaagaaatttcaaaactCATCACCTTTGAGCAAGGGAAGACCCTGGCTGATGCTGAGGGAGATGTGTTCCGAGGCCTCC aggtGGTTGAACATGCTTGCAGTGTGACATCCCTCATACTGGGAGAGACCATGCCCTCCATCACTAAAGACATGGACACTTACACCTACCGTCTGCCTCTGGGCGTGTGTGCTGGAATAGCACCATTCAATTTCCCAGCCATGATCCCTCTTTGGATGTTCCCCATGGCTATGGTTTGTGGAAACACCTTCTTGATGAAACCGTCTGAGCGTGTACCAGGAGCACTCATGTTCCTTGCCAAGCTGTTTCAGGATGCTGGTGCCCCTGATGGGACCCTGAATATCATCCATGGACAACATGAAG CTGTGAATTTCATTTGTGACCATCCGGATATCAGAGCAATCAGCTTTGTGGGATCTAATCAGGCTGGCGAGTACATCTATGAGAGAGGATCCCGGAATGGCAAGAGAGTCCAGGCCAACATG GGAGCCAAGAACCACGGTGTGGTGATGCCTGATGCCAATAAAGAGAACACCTTGAACCAGCTGGTTGGAGCTGCTTTTGGAGCAGCTGGCCAACGCTGCATGGCCCTGTCTACAGCAATTTTAGTGGGAGAAGCTCAGAAATGGCTGCCAGAGCTTGTGGACAGAGCCAAAAATCTACGTGTAAATGCAG GAGACCAGCCTGGAGCAGATCTAGGGCCCCTAATCAGTCCCCAAGCTAAGGAACGGGTTTGCCATCTGATTGAGACAGGAGTTAAAGAAGGTGCCAGCCTTCTTCTGGATGGACGTAATGTCAAAGTGAAGGGCTATGAAAATGGCAATTTTGTCGGGCCAACGATCCTTGCCAATGTCAAG CCAAACATGACTTGCTACAAGGAGGAAATCTTTGGGCCCGTCTTAGTGGTTCTGAAAGCAGACAGTTTGGATGATGCCATTGAGATGGTGAACAGTAACCCCTATGGAAATGGAACTGCAATCTTCACCTCCAATGGAGCCACAGCTCGGAAATATTCTCACTTAGTAGACGTGGGGCAG GTGGGTGTCAACGTTCCAATCCCAGTACCTCTGCCTATGTTCTCTTTCACCGGCTCTCGTGCTTCTTTCAGAGGAGACACCAATTTCTATGGCAAACAG ggaGTGCAGTTCTACACACAGCTGAAAACCATCATTTCTCAATGGAAAGAGGAAGATGCCACAGTTACCAAACCTGCTGTGGTTATGCCAACTATGGGAAACTAA